One region of Trichosurus vulpecula isolate mTriVul1 chromosome 1, mTriVul1.pri, whole genome shotgun sequence genomic DNA includes:
- the B3GNT3 gene encoding N-acetyllactosaminide beta-1,3-N-acetylglucosaminyltransferase 3 yields MRRPKKRCTQALILLALAVGVLLLLFHDHSLELSYGTHWQDLGTSELLYQMVPEPQQQQSVLELQPSAPSERPLVPCFANASVANMAGFSAQPSHIQNFLLYKHCRDFPILQNAPPNKCTASPGGLGHVFLFLAIKSSPKNYERRDLIRRTWGQEREVKGLAIRRLFLVGTEPNVLEARKVNRLLAMEAQAHGDILQWDFHDTFFNLTLKQVLFLEWQAAQCPDAPFVFNGDDDIFSHTDNMVTYLQGNKADKHLFVGHVISNVGPIRLPWSKYFVSELVTKEEKYPPYCGGGGILMSRFTIRAIRRASHMIPLFPIDDVYLGMCLKREGLAPARHMGIKVVGVRSPSPRIGSFDPCFYQDLLLVHRFLPYEMLLMWDALKNPGLECSKSVLYTPRN; encoded by the exons ATGCGACGGCCGAAGAAAAGATGCACGCAGGCATTGATCCTCCTGGCCTTAGCTGTTGGGGTCTTACTTCTCCTCTTCCATGACCATTCCTTGGAACTCTCCTATGGGACCCATTGGCAAGACTTGGGGACCTCTGAGCTCCTGTACCAAATGGTTCCAGAGCCCCAACAACAGCAAAGTGTCCTAGAGCTCCAACCCTCAGCCCCGTCTGAACGTCCTCTGGTACCCTGCTTTGCCAATGCCTCTGTAGCCAACATGGCTGGCTTCTCAGCCCAGCCCAGTCACATCCAGAACTTCCTCCTTTACAAACATTGCCGGGATTTCCCAATTCTTCAGAATGCCCCACCAAATAAGTGTACAGCGTCCCCTGGGGGCTTGGGCCATGTCTTCCTCTTCCTGGCCATCAAGTCATCGCCTAAGAACTATGAGAGGCGGGATCTCATTCGTCGGACATGGGGGCAGGAGCGAGAGGTCAAAGGATTAGCCATCCGCCGGCTCTTCTTGGTAGGCACTGAACCTAATGTCCTGGAAGCTCGAAAAGTGAACCGGCTCCTGGCCATGGAGGCCCAGGCCCATGGTGATATTCTCCAGTGGGATTTCCATGACACTTTCTTCAATCTGACCCTGAAGCAG GTGCTGTTTCTGGAGTGGCAGGCTGCCCAGTGCCCCGATGCTCCCTTCGTCttcaatggtgatgatgatatctTCTCCCACACAGACAACATGGTGACGTATCTACAGGGTAACAAAGCAGACAAGCACCTGTTTGTAGGCCACGTCATCAGTAATGTGGGACCCATCCGCTTGCCATGGAGCAAGTACTTTGTGTCAGAGTTggtgacaaaggaagaaaagtaccCCCCCTATTGTGGAGGTGGGGGGATCCTGATGTCTCGATTCACGATTCGAGCCATCCGGCGTGCTTCCCACATGATACCCCTCTTCCCGATTGACGATGTTTATCTGGGCATGTGCCTGAAGCGTGAAGGGCTGGCACCAGCCAGGCATATGGGGATTAAGGTGGTTGGTGTCCGTTCACCGTCACCCCGCATAGGGTCCTTTGACCCCTGCTTCTACCAGGACCTGCTTCTGGTCCATCGTTTCTTGCCCTACGAGATGCTACTAATGTGGGATGCCCTCAAGAATCCAGGTCTGGAATGTAGCAAGTCAGTATTATACACCCCAAGGAACTGA